CTTCATCACCGCGAACGACGCCCTCACCGTCCGCGGCTACGCGGCGGCGGCGACCTCCTGGTTCGGCAAGTCCGCGACGCTGGAATCCGTCACCTGGGACGAGTTCCGAGCCGATGTCGGGGCGAGAAACGCGGACCTCAGCTGGGACCATCTCGTCCGCAGCCATTTCGTCACCACCGAGAAGGCACATCGCCTCCTCGGCTACGTCCCTCAGCACTCCGCCGCGGACACGGTCTTCGAGTCCGTCAAATGGCTCATCGACAACGACAAGCTGGAGGTCTACTCACCTCTGGTCGACTGACCGCTCGAGGGGTGGCGTCGATCAACGACGCCACCTTGACTCTCCAACGGATGCACGGGGCACTGGCGACCGTGATCCTAGGTGGCCCTCAACGCCCGACTGATGTGGCGCCGCGTGGCAATGAACGCGGGGTCAGATAGTTTGAGCGCCGTTCCGATGGACCAGTGAGTCTTCCTACTTCGCGGCTCCGGCGAAGATTCCGGCCACGTAGTACCGCTGCAGCAGGAAGAACACGATGAGACAGGGCACCATCGACACGACGACTCCGGCATCGAGGAGCCCCCAGTCGACAGTTCCCATCCTGCCGATCTGGTTGCTCTGCAGAACGATCGGCAACGTGAACTTGTTCTGATCGGTCAGCAGCACGAGCGCAGCCAGGAACTCGTTCCAGGCGTTCAGGAACGCGAAGATCGCCGACGTCGCAATGCCAGGCAGCACCAGGGGAAGGAAGACGCGCACCAGCACCTTTCCTCGTGTGCAGCCGTCGAGCATCGCCGCTTCTTCGATCTCCATCGGGATCGCCGCGAAGGAATTGCGCATGATGAACACGCAGAACGGGAGCTGGTACGTGGTGTAGACCAGCGCGACGCCGATCAGGCTGTTGAAGAGCCCCAGTTCGCGAAGCACGACGCTGATCGGTGTGAGCAGCACCGTGAAGGGAATCATCATGCCTGCGAGGATGACCGTGAACACGGTGCCCGAACCTCGGAATCGATACCTGGCAAGGCCATATCCCGCGAGCGTCGAGAGCGCGACAGCCAGCACCACCGTCAGGCCTGTGACGACGAGGCTGTTCCCGACACCTGTCATCACGCCTTCAGTGGGGTCGAAGAGACGTCGCCAGGCGTCGAAGGAAAGTTCCTTCGGCCAGATCGTCGCGGGACGCTCACGGAGCTCTGCCGGTGACTTCAAGCTTCCGGTGACCGCCGAGAGCAGCGGAAAGACGAACATCGCGGCGAGCACGATCCCGGCGGCCCACCACAGGGTGTTCTTCGTGCGGCCCCGTGTACGTTGTCCGTATACCTGGCGTGGAGTGCCGGTGACGAGTGACTCAGTGCTGGGCGCGACCTCAGTCATGGCGTCCCACCCCCTTCATCACGCGAACCTGCACGGCGGCGACGATCAGCAGGATGATCAGCATGATGACGGAGAGTGCAGCGCCATAGCCGAGTTCGAACTTCTTGAACGACGCGTTGTAGATCCAGTAGACAGCCGTCACCGTCTCGTTGTCAGGTCGTCCCTTGGTGATGAGGAAGAACTGTTCGAAAGCGAGAAGCGAACCCGAGATCGAGAAGACGAGGAGCAGCACGATCGTCGGTTTCATCAGCGGCAGGATGATGCTGAACATACGACGGAGCCAGCTCGCGCCGTCGACGAGTGACGCTTCGATGATCTCACCGGGGACGCCGTTGAGCCCACCGAGGAGCAGGATCATCTGGAAGCCCACGACTTTCCACGTGACCATCACGATGACGTTGATCGTGCCGGGAACGGTCTCCGTGAGCCACGATGTCTGATCCAACTGCCACCCCAACGAACCGGTGATCGCAGCGATGGGCCCGGCCTGGGGGTCGACGAACCACAACCAGAGGAAGCTTGCGGCTGCGAAACCGATCACATACGGGCTGAAGAAGATGGTCCGGAAGAGGGCCGAACCTCTGCTGCGGCGGCGCACGAAGAGCGCAAGCGCGAGGCCGGCGATGAAGAGGACGGGTGTGATCACCAACGTGTAGATCAGGGTGAACTGGACGGACATGAGGAACGTACCGTCAGCAGTGAACGCCCTTATGTAGTTGCCCAGGCCGACGAAGGTCTGATCACCCAGTAGTGGCCACTTATGCAGGCTCATCCAGATCATCAGTACAAGTGGCACGACGAACAGCGCTGTCGTCAGTCCCAGCGCGGGTACCGTGCACAGAAAACCGGCCCAGGCATGGCCTCGCGCCTGCCGCCGTCTCCCGTGGGGCATTCTGCTCGAAATCGTCATTGTTCTGCTCGCTGTCCAGCCGGGGCACTGGCGGCTACGTCGCTCGCCAGCGCCCCGGGGTCGGTTACTCGTTGCTCTCGAAGATCTGCTCTGCGGCGTCCTGTGCCGCCGCGGCCGCCGCGGGCACGTCCTTCCCGAACACCCCCGCCTGCATCAGGCTGACGAACGGTCCGTTGGCGTCGCTGTAGACCGATGTGAACGACACGGTCACAGGCACGCGACCGTTGGTCGTCGCTTCGGCCATGGCCGCGAACTCCGGCCCCTTCTCGCTGTACACGGTCTCGAGCAGGTCGGTACGGACTGGCGTGAAGCCTCCGTCGGAGAGGAAGGTCTGTGCATCGTCGCCGGTGGCCCACTCGAGGAACTTCCACGCTGCATCGCTGTTCGGAGTGCCGTTCGGGATAGCGAGCACGTCGCCGCCTGTGAAAGCCGCATTCTCGCCGGCCTTCTTACCAGGGAGTGGCACGACCCCGAGCTTGAACGGCAGCGGGTTCGCCATGAAGTTGGCCAGCTGGAACGACCCCGTCGACACCATGCCGAGTTTGCCGTTCTCGAACGCGCCACCATAGTTCTCGCCACCGTCGACCTGCGAGGCCGTCGTGATCCCACCGCCTTCAACCGCGCTCTGCAGTTTCTCGATGAATTCGATCGCAAGCGGGTCGTCGAAAGTCGGAGCCGGGTTCAGCGAACCGCTCGAAGAGTCGAGGAAGTCGCCCCCTGCGGCCCACAGCATCGGTGCGAGGACGAACGCCGCACAACCACCGCAGCCGGCGGAGAAGTGGTAGCCCTCATAGTCACTGCCCAGCGCACCGATCGCGTTCGCCGCGTCGACGAACTCGTCCCAGGTCTGCGGTCCGTGCTCGGGGTCCAGCCCGGCTTCTTCGAAGAGGTCCTTGTTGTAGAACAGCGCCGACGCATCCGCGGTGAACGGTACGACGAAATTCGAGCCGTCCGATGTCCCCGCATCCAGCTGTCCCTTGAGTAGCGTATCTGCGTAGCTGAGCTCGTCGATACGGTCCGTGATGTCCTCGAAGCCGTTCTTCGAGACGAAGTATGCCGCCATGGCTACATCCATCGCCATGACGTCCGGCACGTCGCCTGCGCTGAGAGCCTGAGCGAACTTCGTCGCGACGTCCGAATTCGGGATTGCGGTGACCTCGACCTTGAAACCCTCGTTCTCCGATTCGTACTTCTTCGCGAGGTCGCGCATGTACGACTCGCCGTCCGTCCGGGTCCAGATGGTCAGGGTGCTCGATGAGCCGCCGTCGGAGCAGGCGCTCAATCCGGCGACTGCTAACAGCGCGGTCACGGCCACGCCGGTGCTGCGGAGAATCTGCTTACGCATAACGTCAGTACCTTTCTTATGTTCTCGGGTCAGGATCGAAGGGTGGGGTGTGTCGGAAACGCCGGGAGCGGAAGCCAGACGCGCATGGCGCCGCTTGGCTGCTCTCCCCATGCGGCGTACGGCCGAAGCTCGAGCTGTCGGACTTCTCCTGCGCTAGGCGCGACCGGCTCCGAGCTGTACAGGGCGGCGTCGCTATCCGCGTCCGCCACTCGCACGTCTATGGTCAGCGCCGGCCCCAGACCGAGGATCGGGCCGCCCGACTTCGTGCGCACGTCGACGGCCTGGACCTCTGCGAGGTCGATGTCGAAGTCGTTGTGCGAAGCCTCGGCGCAGTACACGACCGGTCCGCGGGTCACCGCAAGAGTCCCGCGCATCGCGTCTGCCCGACGGTGGGGATAGCGCACCCGGGGTGCGGTCGGGAACTCGATGACGATCACCGTGCCGTCGATGAGATCGACGTCGGGCCGACACCATCCACCAGCGATCGGAACCGAGATCACCCGTCCATCCATTTCGATGGCGACGTCGCCCTCGGCGGCCCAAGCCGGGACACGGAACGCGATCCGGCGCCTGGAAGCATCGCCGTTGACGCGTGCTTCGACGCGCCCGTCTGCGGGATACGCCGTGCGAACTTCGATCACGGCGTCATCGAGTTCGATGTCCAGTTCCGCGAAATGAGCGATCTCGAGGGTGTCACCATTCATGCTCGCTGCGTATTGCTCCAACGAGCCGAAAGTTCGCATGAAGTTCGGCGGGCAGCACGCACACGCGAACCACGGGAGGCGCTTCGCGATCTCTTCCTCGCGGCTGGCGATATGGTGAGGCCGGCGCTGCAGCGGATTGCTGTAGGTGAACGAGTCTCCTTCAGCCGAGATGCCGGACAGGACGACGTTGTACAGCGTCGTCTCCCCGATGTCGAGATAGTGAGCTTCGCCTGTGGCGAGATACATGCGCCACGACCAGCCGAACAACGCGATACCTGCACAAGTCTCGGAGTACGAACGGTCCGGGGGCAGTTCATAGGCCGTACCGAAGGCCTCGTCCTGGTGCCGTGAGCCCGTGCCACCGGTCAGATACAGGCGGCACGAGACCATGTCGTCCCACTGCGTCCGCATGGCTTCGAGGAGGGCTGGATCGCCTCGCTCCAAGAAGAGGTCGGTGACGCCTTCATTCAGGTAGATCGCGCGGACGGCGTGGCCTCGCATGATCTTGGTCTCGAGCACGCTGGCGTCATCCTGGTAGTACGGGGCTCCGAATCGAGCGCTCTCGATGAAACCCGATCCCCGGCGGCGGATGAAGCGCTCCGCAAGATCTGTGTAGCGCTCCTCGCCGATCTCTCGCGCGAGCTCGATCAGCGCCATCTCGATCAGCGGGTGCCCGCAGTATTCGACGTCGTCCTCGGCTCCGAAGAGGTCATCGACCAGGTCGGCGAAACGGACGGCGACCGCAAGCAATCGGTCGTCGGCCATTGCCCGCTTCGCGGCGAGAGCCGCTTGCAGCATGTGTCCCAGAACGTAGAGCTCGTGACCATGCTCGAAGTTCGACCACGGCTCGCAGCCGGGGTTCGCCATGAAGGCCGAGTCGAGGTATCCGCTCTCGTCCTGTGCTCGAGCAATCAGCTCGACCGTGTCGTCGAAGAACTCGCGAAGTTCTCGGTCGTCTTCGCGTCCGAGCTCCCACGCGATGGCTTCGAGCGTCTTGTAGACGTCGGAGTCCGCGAATAGGGGGCCACGCCACGGGGCGTCCGACTCTCCGACCAGACGTCGGAGATTATCGAGGTTTCCGTAGCTCTCGAGCTTGTCGAGACCATGCGGGATCGTGACCTTGCGATTCCGCTCGTGCCACGCTTCCCAGAGCCCGCCCGCGACTTTCGCCGCGCCGAGCGGCATCGGCTGACGCACCCCGAACACGTTGGGGCCGACGGCGCCTGAACGCGTTTCCTTCATGACTTCCACGCAACTCCCTCGTCACTGTATGCCCATCGGGTGCGCGCGCGCCCGGATCATCGTCGGCCAGCATACGGGAAGCCGAA
The window above is part of the Microbacterium sp. nov. GSS16 genome. Proteins encoded here:
- a CDS encoding carbohydrate ABC transporter permease, whose translation is MTEVAPSTESLVTGTPRQVYGQRTRGRTKNTLWWAAGIVLAAMFVFPLLSAVTGSLKSPAELRERPATIWPKELSFDAWRRLFDPTEGVMTGVGNSLVVTGLTVVLAVALSTLAGYGLARYRFRGSGTVFTVILAGMMIPFTVLLTPISVVLRELGLFNSLIGVALVYTTYQLPFCVFIMRNSFAAIPMEIEEAAMLDGCTRGKVLVRVFLPLVLPGIATSAIFAFLNAWNEFLAALVLLTDQNKFTLPIVLQSNQIGRMGTVDWGLLDAGVVVSMVPCLIVFFLLQRYYVAGIFAGAAK
- a CDS encoding carbohydrate ABC transporter permease, with protein sequence MTISSRMPHGRRRQARGHAWAGFLCTVPALGLTTALFVVPLVLMIWMSLHKWPLLGDQTFVGLGNYIRAFTADGTFLMSVQFTLIYTLVITPVLFIAGLALALFVRRRSRGSALFRTIFFSPYVIGFAAASFLWLWFVDPQAGPIAAITGSLGWQLDQTSWLTETVPGTINVIVMVTWKVVGFQMILLLGGLNGVPGEIIEASLVDGASWLRRMFSIILPLMKPTIVLLLVFSISGSLLAFEQFFLITKGRPDNETVTAVYWIYNASFKKFELGYGAALSVIMLIILLIVAAVQVRVMKGVGRHD
- a CDS encoding ABC transporter substrate-binding protein, whose protein sequence is MRKQILRSTGVAVTALLAVAGLSACSDGGSSSTLTIWTRTDGESYMRDLAKKYESENEGFKVEVTAIPNSDVATKFAQALSAGDVPDVMAMDVAMAAYFVSKNGFEDITDRIDELSYADTLLKGQLDAGTSDGSNFVVPFTADASALFYNKDLFEEAGLDPEHGPQTWDEFVDAANAIGALGSDYEGYHFSAGCGGCAAFVLAPMLWAAGGDFLDSSSGSLNPAPTFDDPLAIEFIEKLQSAVEGGGITTASQVDGGENYGGAFENGKLGMVSTGSFQLANFMANPLPFKLGVVPLPGKKAGENAAFTGGDVLAIPNGTPNSDAAWKFLEWATGDDAQTFLSDGGFTPVRTDLLETVYSEKGPEFAAMAEATTNGRVPVTVSFTSVYSDANGPFVSLMQAGVFGKDVPAAAAAAQDAAEQIFESNE
- a CDS encoding glycoside hydrolase family 127 protein, coding for MKETRSGAVGPNVFGVRQPMPLGAAKVAGGLWEAWHERNRKVTIPHGLDKLESYGNLDNLRRLVGESDAPWRGPLFADSDVYKTLEAIAWELGREDDRELREFFDDTVELIARAQDESGYLDSAFMANPGCEPWSNFEHGHELYVLGHMLQAALAAKRAMADDRLLAVAVRFADLVDDLFGAEDDVEYCGHPLIEMALIELAREIGEERYTDLAERFIRRRGSGFIESARFGAPYYQDDASVLETKIMRGHAVRAIYLNEGVTDLFLERGDPALLEAMRTQWDDMVSCRLYLTGGTGSRHQDEAFGTAYELPPDRSYSETCAGIALFGWSWRMYLATGEAHYLDIGETTLYNVVLSGISAEGDSFTYSNPLQRRPHHIASREEEIAKRLPWFACACCPPNFMRTFGSLEQYAASMNGDTLEIAHFAELDIELDDAVIEVRTAYPADGRVEARVNGDASRRRIAFRVPAWAAEGDVAIEMDGRVISVPIAGGWCRPDVDLIDGTVIVIEFPTAPRVRYPHRRADAMRGTLAVTRGPVVYCAEASHNDFDIDLAEVQAVDVRTKSGGPILGLGPALTIDVRVADADSDAALYSSEPVAPSAGEVRQLELRPYAAWGEQPSGAMRVWLPLPAFPTHPTLRS